In a genomic window of Quercus lobata isolate SW786 chromosome 4, ValleyOak3.0 Primary Assembly, whole genome shotgun sequence:
- the LOC115987262 gene encoding acetyl-CoA acetyltransferase, cytosolic 1 — protein sequence MAPAAAAASSDSIKPRDVCIVGIARTPMGGFLGSLSSLPATKLGSIAIEAALKRANIDPSLVQEVIFGNVLSANLGQAPARQAALGAGIPNSVVATTVNKVCASGMKATMLAAQSIQLGINDVVVAGGMESMSNAPKYFAEARKGSRYGHDSLVDGMLKDGLWDVYNDCAMGTCAELCADKHTVTREEQDDFAVQSFERSIAAQNSGAFAWEIVPVEVSGGRGKPSTTVDKDEGLGRFDAAKLRKLRPSFKESGGSVTAGNASSISDGAAALVLVSGETVLKLGLEVIAKISGYADAAQAPEFFTTAPSLAIPKAISNAGLEASQIDFYEINEAFAVVALANQKLLGLNPEKVNVHGGAVSLGHPLGCSGARILVTLLGVLKQKNGKYGVGGVCNGGGGASALVLELV from the exons ATGGCtccagcagcagcagcagcatcTTCAGATTCAATTAAGCCTAGAG ATGTTTGCATTGTTGGCATTGCACGTACACCAATGGGTGGATTTCTAggttctctttcatctttaccTGCCACCAAGCTTGGATCTATAGCTATCGAAG CGGCCCTTAAAAGAGCAAATATTGATCCATCACTTGTACAAGAAGTAATCTTCGGCAATGTTCTCAGTGCAAATTTAGGGCAGGCTCCTGCCAGACAAGCTGCATTGGGTGCAGGAATACCTAATTCAGTGGTCGCTACCACTGTTAACAAAGTTTGTGCATCAGGGATGAAAG CAACAATGCTTGCAGCACAGAGTATCCAGTTGGGAATCAATGACGTTGTTGTGGCTGGTGGCATGGAAAGCATGTCCAATGCTCCTAAGTACTTCGCAGAAGCAAG GAAGGGATCTCGCTATGGACATGATTCTCTTGTTGATGGAATGCTGAAAGATGGTTTGTGGGATGTCTATAATGATTGTGCCATGGGAACTTGTGCTGAACTATGTGCAGATAAACATACAGTAACAAGGGAGGAGCAG GATGACTTTGCTGTTCAGAGCTTTGAGCGCAGTATTGCTGCCCAAAACAGTGGTGCCTTTGCATGGGAAATAGTTCCG GTTGAAGTTTCTGGGGGAAGGGGAAAACCATCAACAACTGTTGACAAGGATGAAGGTCTAGGAAGG TTTGATGCTGCCAAATTAAGGAAGCTCCGACCTAGTTTCAAGGAGAGTGGAGGTTCTGTCACTGCTGGCAATGCTTCTAGTATAAG TGATGGTGCTGCCGCTTTAGTTTTGGTGAGTGGAGAGACGGTACTAAAGCTTGGATTGGAAGTGATTGCAAAGATCAGTGGGTATGCTGATGCTGCTCAG GCTCCAGAATTCTTTACAACAGCTCCTTCTCTAGCAATTCCAAAAGCTATTTCAAATGCTGGCTTGGAGGCCTCTCAAAttgatttttatgaaataaatgaaGCCTTTGCT GTTGTGGCCCTTGCAAATCAGAAACTGCTTGGACTTAATCCT gAGAAAGTTAATGTGCATGGTGGAGCTGTATCCTTGGGACATCCTCTTGGTTGCAGTGGAGCTCGTATCTTGGTCACACTATTGGGG GTACTGAAGCAGAAAAATGGGA